The following are encoded in a window of Rosa chinensis cultivar Old Blush chromosome 4, RchiOBHm-V2, whole genome shotgun sequence genomic DNA:
- the LOC112196502 gene encoding uncharacterized protein LOC112196502 isoform X3, with product MVASDICPTEDAVQAFLDHLVDPILPAKSSLRDTPSLSQQQSVAKQEKQLSVTERTIMEACQISTSLDASMGAPNTEGWPISKVTVLLVDSKKENCYLQFSSNSMTQGVWSVIDKNLEVRDHSSEDTRGLKHVNKSKRVTGKPSRGEPRIDETSCQKLAYSAITEATGISQNDLLVLESHVVFSDSKEKSAACFFIVQCTQSGKGDIQLPIKDVIDSLQGPLVTKNSRGWTVTTVVEYFHVLPYAEILSDWFHRREFSNGLKDSRLGAGNVNVASPKRTETPSKPGICKNQEESHVIDVVIEDLGSNTKNSEPKSWEQKDSSGCCKIDLAHAFNGSQEMELEGSSMVASKKEKICKKISSPVQVVSHQDDMHSCIESEKPKTQDKLSHVNCVRIKDIGNSISCSTPRSYKQKDTTVYKNTSPAEASNGPQKLCIDDCSMVPLQNVDSCEKISSTIQVVNQQKKISSIRSELNGSVSNTKVETVNRTSQSLTDKLQISIASKEHILSETALKVLMKKRNELSIKKRNIEDELARCEKDIQTIINGGEDGSAVIVESLIEGCNDGYLRNERTHTLLEEECSSKSVKRKRLSEAILDKQNQCQELDGICCENSWVLPTYCVSLSDGGFQANVTVEGLDFKCSREGDLCSSPSEARESAALQMLVKLRSMAGQAKRLQIRNVKGTNGQME from the exons GAGAAACAACTTTCAGTTACCGAAAGAACAATAATGGAAGCATGTCAAATATCTACAAGTTTAGATGCATCCATGGGTGCTCCAAACACTGAGGGATGGCCAATTTCCAAAGTTACAGTTCTTTTAGTTGACTCCAAGAAGGAGAACTGCTATTTGCAATTCAGTTCCAATTCCATGACCCAGGGGGTTTGGTCAGTGATTGAtaaaaatttggaggtcagagaTCACAGTTCAGAAGATACAAGGGGGTTAAAACAtgtaaacaaaagcaaaagagtCACTGGAAAACCTTCAAGAGGAGAACCAAGGATTGATGAAACTAGTTGTCAAAAACTGGCATATTCAGCAATTACTGAGGCTACAG GTATTAGTCAAAATGATCTTCTTGTTTTGGAAAGCCATGTCGTATTTTCGGATAGTAAAGAAAAGTCAGCTGCTTGTTTTTTTATAGTTCAGTGTACCCAATCAGGCAAGGGTGATATTCAGCTTCCTATTAAAGATGTTATTGACAG CCTCCAGGGTCCTCTGGTCACAAAGAATTCCCGCGGCTGGACAGTTACAACAGTTGTTGAGTACTTCCATGTGCTTCCTTATGCTGAGATTTTGTCCGACTGGTTTCATAG GAGAGAATTCTCAAATGGTTTGAAAGATTCAAGGCTAGGAGCGGGAAATGTAAATGTGGCTAGCCCTAAAAGGACCGAAACACCTTCCAAACCAGGAATTTGCAAAAATCAAGAGGAGTCTCAtgtaattgatgttgtgatagaGGATCTTGGAAGCAACACAAAAAATTCTGAACCCAAATCATGGGAGCAAAAAGATAGCAGTGGATGTTGCAAGATAGATCTGGCTCATGCTTTCAATGGGTCTCAGGAAATGGAGTTGGAGGGGTCTTCCATGGTTGCCtcgaagaaggaaaaaattTGTAAGAAAATTTCAAGTCCCGTTCAAGTTGTCAGCCACCAAGATGACATGCATTCCTGTATCGAAAGTGAAAAGCCCAAAACCCAAGACAAGTTGTCTCATGTAAATTGTGTCAGGATAAAGGATATTGGGAACAGCATAAGCTGTTCTACGCCTCGATCATATAAGCAGAAAGATACCACTGTATATAAAAATACAAGTCCTGCTGAAGCTTCCAATGGGCCTCAGAAATTGTGCATAGATGACTGTTCCATGGTTCCCTTGCAGAATGTAGATAGCTGTGAGAAAATTTCAAGCACCATTCAAGTTGTCAATCAGCAAAAAAAGATTTCCTCGATTCGCTCTGAACTAAATGGCTCAGTAAGTAATACGAAG GTTGAGACTGTGAACCGGACAAGTCAATCCCTTACTGACAAGCTACAGATTAGTATAGCTTCAAAAGAACACATCTTGTCAGAAACTGCTTTGAAAGTTCTTATGAAAAAAAGGAATGAGCTG TCTATTAAGAAGCGCAATATAGAGGATGAGCTTGCTCGGTGTGAAAAAGATATCCAGACAATTATAAATG GTGGTGAAGATGGCTCAGCAGTAATAGTTGAGTCTCTTATAGAAGGTTGTAATGATGGATATCTAAGAAATGAAAGGACTCATACACTGCTAGAAGAGGAATGCTCTTCTAAATCTGTCAAGAGGAAGAGGCTGTCAGAGGCTATCCTTGACAAGCAGAATCAATGCCAG GAATTGGATGGCATATGTTGCGAAAACAGCTGGGTGTTACCAACTTATTGTGTATCCCTATCAGATG GAGGATTCCAAGCTAATGTAACCGTAGAAGGTCTGGACTTCAAGTGTTCACGTGAGGGTGATCTGTGTTCCAGTCCTAGTGAAGCAAGAGAATCGGCTGCATTGCAAATGTTGGTAAAGTTGCGGAGCATGGCTGGCCAAGCCAAAAGGTTGCAGATCAGGAACGTGAAAGGTACCAATGGTCAAATGGAATAG
- the LOC112196502 gene encoding uncharacterized protein LOC112196502 isoform X1, which yields MVASDICPTEDAVQAFLDHLVDPILPAKSSLRDTPSLSQQQSVAKQVHAVVLLYNYYHRKQCPKLEVLCFNSFCKLVLDLKPALLAHMKFMKRSGDTELVDQEKQLSVTERTIMEACQISTSLDASMGAPNTEGWPISKVTVLLVDSKKENCYLQFSSNSMTQGVWSVIDKNLEVRDHSSEDTRGLKHVNKSKRVTGKPSRGEPRIDETSCQKLAYSAITEATGISQNDLLVLESHVVFSDSKEKSAACFFIVQCTQSGKGDIQLPIKDVIDSLQGPLVTKNSRGWTVTTVVEYFHVLPYAEILSDWFHRREFSNGLKDSRLGAGNVNVASPKRTETPSKPGICKNQEESHVIDVVIEDLGSNTKNSEPKSWEQKDSSGCCKIDLAHAFNGSQEMELEGSSMVASKKEKICKKISSPVQVVSHQDDMHSCIESEKPKTQDKLSHVNCVRIKDIGNSISCSTPRSYKQKDTTVYKNTSPAEASNGPQKLCIDDCSMVPLQNVDSCEKISSTIQVVNQQKKISSIRSELNGSVSNTKVETVNRTSQSLTDKLQISIASKEHILSETALKVLMKKRNELSIKKRNIEDELARCEKDIQTIINGGEDGSAVIVESLIEGCNDGYLRNERTHTLLEEECSSKSVKRKRLSEAILDKQNQCQELDGICCENSWVLPTYCVSLSDGGFQANVTVEGLDFKCSREGDLCSSPSEARESAALQMLVKLRSMAGQAKRLQIRNVKGTNGQME from the exons GTGCATGCTGTTGTGCTACTATACAATTACTACCACAGAAAGCAATGTCCAAAGCTAGaggttttgtgttttaattcGTTTTGCAAGTTGGTTTTGGATCTGAAACCAGCCTTGCTAGCTCATATGAAATTTATGAAAAGGTCAGGTGATACTGAATTGGTTGATCAGGAGAAACAACTTTCAGTTACCGAAAGAACAATAATGGAAGCATGTCAAATATCTACAAGTTTAGATGCATCCATGGGTGCTCCAAACACTGAGGGATGGCCAATTTCCAAAGTTACAGTTCTTTTAGTTGACTCCAAGAAGGAGAACTGCTATTTGCAATTCAGTTCCAATTCCATGACCCAGGGGGTTTGGTCAGTGATTGAtaaaaatttggaggtcagagaTCACAGTTCAGAAGATACAAGGGGGTTAAAACAtgtaaacaaaagcaaaagagtCACTGGAAAACCTTCAAGAGGAGAACCAAGGATTGATGAAACTAGTTGTCAAAAACTGGCATATTCAGCAATTACTGAGGCTACAG GTATTAGTCAAAATGATCTTCTTGTTTTGGAAAGCCATGTCGTATTTTCGGATAGTAAAGAAAAGTCAGCTGCTTGTTTTTTTATAGTTCAGTGTACCCAATCAGGCAAGGGTGATATTCAGCTTCCTATTAAAGATGTTATTGACAG CCTCCAGGGTCCTCTGGTCACAAAGAATTCCCGCGGCTGGACAGTTACAACAGTTGTTGAGTACTTCCATGTGCTTCCTTATGCTGAGATTTTGTCCGACTGGTTTCATAG GAGAGAATTCTCAAATGGTTTGAAAGATTCAAGGCTAGGAGCGGGAAATGTAAATGTGGCTAGCCCTAAAAGGACCGAAACACCTTCCAAACCAGGAATTTGCAAAAATCAAGAGGAGTCTCAtgtaattgatgttgtgatagaGGATCTTGGAAGCAACACAAAAAATTCTGAACCCAAATCATGGGAGCAAAAAGATAGCAGTGGATGTTGCAAGATAGATCTGGCTCATGCTTTCAATGGGTCTCAGGAAATGGAGTTGGAGGGGTCTTCCATGGTTGCCtcgaagaaggaaaaaattTGTAAGAAAATTTCAAGTCCCGTTCAAGTTGTCAGCCACCAAGATGACATGCATTCCTGTATCGAAAGTGAAAAGCCCAAAACCCAAGACAAGTTGTCTCATGTAAATTGTGTCAGGATAAAGGATATTGGGAACAGCATAAGCTGTTCTACGCCTCGATCATATAAGCAGAAAGATACCACTGTATATAAAAATACAAGTCCTGCTGAAGCTTCCAATGGGCCTCAGAAATTGTGCATAGATGACTGTTCCATGGTTCCCTTGCAGAATGTAGATAGCTGTGAGAAAATTTCAAGCACCATTCAAGTTGTCAATCAGCAAAAAAAGATTTCCTCGATTCGCTCTGAACTAAATGGCTCAGTAAGTAATACGAAG GTTGAGACTGTGAACCGGACAAGTCAATCCCTTACTGACAAGCTACAGATTAGTATAGCTTCAAAAGAACACATCTTGTCAGAAACTGCTTTGAAAGTTCTTATGAAAAAAAGGAATGAGCTG TCTATTAAGAAGCGCAATATAGAGGATGAGCTTGCTCGGTGTGAAAAAGATATCCAGACAATTATAAATG GTGGTGAAGATGGCTCAGCAGTAATAGTTGAGTCTCTTATAGAAGGTTGTAATGATGGATATCTAAGAAATGAAAGGACTCATACACTGCTAGAAGAGGAATGCTCTTCTAAATCTGTCAAGAGGAAGAGGCTGTCAGAGGCTATCCTTGACAAGCAGAATCAATGCCAG GAATTGGATGGCATATGTTGCGAAAACAGCTGGGTGTTACCAACTTATTGTGTATCCCTATCAGATG GAGGATTCCAAGCTAATGTAACCGTAGAAGGTCTGGACTTCAAGTGTTCACGTGAGGGTGATCTGTGTTCCAGTCCTAGTGAAGCAAGAGAATCGGCTGCATTGCAAATGTTGGTAAAGTTGCGGAGCATGGCTGGCCAAGCCAAAAGGTTGCAGATCAGGAACGTGAAAGGTACCAATGGTCAAATGGAATAG
- the LOC112196502 gene encoding uncharacterized protein LOC112196502 isoform X2 yields MVASDICPTEDAVQAFLDHLVDPILPAKSSLRDTPSLSQQQSVAKQVHAVVLLYNYYHRKQCPKLEVLCFNSFCKLVLDLKPALLAHMKFMKRSGDTELVDQEKQLSVTERTIMEACQISTSLDASMGAPNTEGWPISKVTVLLVDSKKENCYLQFSSNSMTQGVWSVIDKNLEVRDHSSEDTRGLKHVNKSKRVTGKPSRGEPRIDETSCQKLAYSAITEATGISQNDLLVLESHVVFSDSKEKSAACFFIVQCTQSGKGDIQLPIKDVIDSLQGPLVTKNSRGWTVTTVVEYFHVLPYAEILSDWFHRREFSNGLKDSRLGAGNVNVASPKRTETPSKPGICKNQEESHVIDVVIEDLGSNTKNSEPKSWEQKDSSGCCKIDLAHAFNGSQEMELEGSSMVASKKEKICKKISSPVQVVSHQDDMHSCIESEKPKTQDKLSHVNCVRIKDIGNSISCSTPRSYKQKDTTVYKNTSPAEASNGPQKLCIDDCSMVPLQNVDSCEKISSTIQVVNQQKKISSIRSELNGSVETVNRTSQSLTDKLQISIASKEHILSETALKVLMKKRNELSIKKRNIEDELARCEKDIQTIINGGEDGSAVIVESLIEGCNDGYLRNERTHTLLEEECSSKSVKRKRLSEAILDKQNQCQELDGICCENSWVLPTYCVSLSDGGFQANVTVEGLDFKCSREGDLCSSPSEARESAALQMLVKLRSMAGQAKRLQIRNVKGTNGQME; encoded by the exons GTGCATGCTGTTGTGCTACTATACAATTACTACCACAGAAAGCAATGTCCAAAGCTAGaggttttgtgttttaattcGTTTTGCAAGTTGGTTTTGGATCTGAAACCAGCCTTGCTAGCTCATATGAAATTTATGAAAAGGTCAGGTGATACTGAATTGGTTGATCAGGAGAAACAACTTTCAGTTACCGAAAGAACAATAATGGAAGCATGTCAAATATCTACAAGTTTAGATGCATCCATGGGTGCTCCAAACACTGAGGGATGGCCAATTTCCAAAGTTACAGTTCTTTTAGTTGACTCCAAGAAGGAGAACTGCTATTTGCAATTCAGTTCCAATTCCATGACCCAGGGGGTTTGGTCAGTGATTGAtaaaaatttggaggtcagagaTCACAGTTCAGAAGATACAAGGGGGTTAAAACAtgtaaacaaaagcaaaagagtCACTGGAAAACCTTCAAGAGGAGAACCAAGGATTGATGAAACTAGTTGTCAAAAACTGGCATATTCAGCAATTACTGAGGCTACAG GTATTAGTCAAAATGATCTTCTTGTTTTGGAAAGCCATGTCGTATTTTCGGATAGTAAAGAAAAGTCAGCTGCTTGTTTTTTTATAGTTCAGTGTACCCAATCAGGCAAGGGTGATATTCAGCTTCCTATTAAAGATGTTATTGACAG CCTCCAGGGTCCTCTGGTCACAAAGAATTCCCGCGGCTGGACAGTTACAACAGTTGTTGAGTACTTCCATGTGCTTCCTTATGCTGAGATTTTGTCCGACTGGTTTCATAG GAGAGAATTCTCAAATGGTTTGAAAGATTCAAGGCTAGGAGCGGGAAATGTAAATGTGGCTAGCCCTAAAAGGACCGAAACACCTTCCAAACCAGGAATTTGCAAAAATCAAGAGGAGTCTCAtgtaattgatgttgtgatagaGGATCTTGGAAGCAACACAAAAAATTCTGAACCCAAATCATGGGAGCAAAAAGATAGCAGTGGATGTTGCAAGATAGATCTGGCTCATGCTTTCAATGGGTCTCAGGAAATGGAGTTGGAGGGGTCTTCCATGGTTGCCtcgaagaaggaaaaaattTGTAAGAAAATTTCAAGTCCCGTTCAAGTTGTCAGCCACCAAGATGACATGCATTCCTGTATCGAAAGTGAAAAGCCCAAAACCCAAGACAAGTTGTCTCATGTAAATTGTGTCAGGATAAAGGATATTGGGAACAGCATAAGCTGTTCTACGCCTCGATCATATAAGCAGAAAGATACCACTGTATATAAAAATACAAGTCCTGCTGAAGCTTCCAATGGGCCTCAGAAATTGTGCATAGATGACTGTTCCATGGTTCCCTTGCAGAATGTAGATAGCTGTGAGAAAATTTCAAGCACCATTCAAGTTGTCAATCAGCAAAAAAAGATTTCCTCGATTCGCTCTGAACTAAATGGCTCA GTTGAGACTGTGAACCGGACAAGTCAATCCCTTACTGACAAGCTACAGATTAGTATAGCTTCAAAAGAACACATCTTGTCAGAAACTGCTTTGAAAGTTCTTATGAAAAAAAGGAATGAGCTG TCTATTAAGAAGCGCAATATAGAGGATGAGCTTGCTCGGTGTGAAAAAGATATCCAGACAATTATAAATG GTGGTGAAGATGGCTCAGCAGTAATAGTTGAGTCTCTTATAGAAGGTTGTAATGATGGATATCTAAGAAATGAAAGGACTCATACACTGCTAGAAGAGGAATGCTCTTCTAAATCTGTCAAGAGGAAGAGGCTGTCAGAGGCTATCCTTGACAAGCAGAATCAATGCCAG GAATTGGATGGCATATGTTGCGAAAACAGCTGGGTGTTACCAACTTATTGTGTATCCCTATCAGATG GAGGATTCCAAGCTAATGTAACCGTAGAAGGTCTGGACTTCAAGTGTTCACGTGAGGGTGATCTGTGTTCCAGTCCTAGTGAAGCAAGAGAATCGGCTGCATTGCAAATGTTGGTAAAGTTGCGGAGCATGGCTGGCCAAGCCAAAAGGTTGCAGATCAGGAACGTGAAAGGTACCAATGGTCAAATGGAATAG
- the LOC112196502 gene encoding uncharacterized protein LOC112196502 isoform X4 — MVASDICPTEDAVQAFLDHLVDPILPAKSSLRDTPSLSQQQSVAKQVHAVVLLYNYYHRKQCPKLEVLCFNSFCKLVLDLKPALLAHMKFMKRSGDTELVDQEKQLSVTERTIMEACQISTSLDASMGAPNTEGWPISKVTVLLVDSKKENCYLQFSSNSMTQGVWSVIDKNLEVRDHSSEDTRGLKHVNKSKRVTGKPSRGEPRIDETSCQKLAYSAITEATGISQNDLLVLESHVVFSDSKEKSAACFFIVQCTQSGKGDIQLPIKDVIDSLQGPLVTKNSRGWTVTTVVEYFHVLPYAEILSDWFHRREFSNGLKDSRLGAGNVNVASPKRTETPSKPGICKNQEESHVIDVVIEDLGSNTKNSEPKSWEQKDSSGCCKIDLAHAFNGSQEMELEGSSMVASKKEKICKKISSPVQVVSHQDDMHSCIESEKPKTQDKLSHVNCVRIKDIGNSISCSTPRSYKQKDTTVYKNTSPAEASNGPQKLCIDDCSMVPLQNVDSCEKISSTIQVVNQQKKISSIRSELNGSVSNTKVETVNRTSQSLTDKLQISIASKEHILSETALKVLMKKRNELSIKKRNIEDELARCEKDIQTIINDLQMHKKESNHVSSLSVKPTIMVAGSILKTETMNVTLGCSAF; from the exons GTGCATGCTGTTGTGCTACTATACAATTACTACCACAGAAAGCAATGTCCAAAGCTAGaggttttgtgttttaattcGTTTTGCAAGTTGGTTTTGGATCTGAAACCAGCCTTGCTAGCTCATATGAAATTTATGAAAAGGTCAGGTGATACTGAATTGGTTGATCAGGAGAAACAACTTTCAGTTACCGAAAGAACAATAATGGAAGCATGTCAAATATCTACAAGTTTAGATGCATCCATGGGTGCTCCAAACACTGAGGGATGGCCAATTTCCAAAGTTACAGTTCTTTTAGTTGACTCCAAGAAGGAGAACTGCTATTTGCAATTCAGTTCCAATTCCATGACCCAGGGGGTTTGGTCAGTGATTGAtaaaaatttggaggtcagagaTCACAGTTCAGAAGATACAAGGGGGTTAAAACAtgtaaacaaaagcaaaagagtCACTGGAAAACCTTCAAGAGGAGAACCAAGGATTGATGAAACTAGTTGTCAAAAACTGGCATATTCAGCAATTACTGAGGCTACAG GTATTAGTCAAAATGATCTTCTTGTTTTGGAAAGCCATGTCGTATTTTCGGATAGTAAAGAAAAGTCAGCTGCTTGTTTTTTTATAGTTCAGTGTACCCAATCAGGCAAGGGTGATATTCAGCTTCCTATTAAAGATGTTATTGACAG CCTCCAGGGTCCTCTGGTCACAAAGAATTCCCGCGGCTGGACAGTTACAACAGTTGTTGAGTACTTCCATGTGCTTCCTTATGCTGAGATTTTGTCCGACTGGTTTCATAG GAGAGAATTCTCAAATGGTTTGAAAGATTCAAGGCTAGGAGCGGGAAATGTAAATGTGGCTAGCCCTAAAAGGACCGAAACACCTTCCAAACCAGGAATTTGCAAAAATCAAGAGGAGTCTCAtgtaattgatgttgtgatagaGGATCTTGGAAGCAACACAAAAAATTCTGAACCCAAATCATGGGAGCAAAAAGATAGCAGTGGATGTTGCAAGATAGATCTGGCTCATGCTTTCAATGGGTCTCAGGAAATGGAGTTGGAGGGGTCTTCCATGGTTGCCtcgaagaaggaaaaaattTGTAAGAAAATTTCAAGTCCCGTTCAAGTTGTCAGCCACCAAGATGACATGCATTCCTGTATCGAAAGTGAAAAGCCCAAAACCCAAGACAAGTTGTCTCATGTAAATTGTGTCAGGATAAAGGATATTGGGAACAGCATAAGCTGTTCTACGCCTCGATCATATAAGCAGAAAGATACCACTGTATATAAAAATACAAGTCCTGCTGAAGCTTCCAATGGGCCTCAGAAATTGTGCATAGATGACTGTTCCATGGTTCCCTTGCAGAATGTAGATAGCTGTGAGAAAATTTCAAGCACCATTCAAGTTGTCAATCAGCAAAAAAAGATTTCCTCGATTCGCTCTGAACTAAATGGCTCAGTAAGTAATACGAAG GTTGAGACTGTGAACCGGACAAGTCAATCCCTTACTGACAAGCTACAGATTAGTATAGCTTCAAAAGAACACATCTTGTCAGAAACTGCTTTGAAAGTTCTTATGAAAAAAAGGAATGAGCTG TCTATTAAGAAGCGCAATATAGAGGATGAGCTTGCTCGGTGTGAAAAAGATATCCAGACAATTATAAATG ATCTACAAATGCACAAGAAAGAATCCAATCATGTCAGCTCTTTGTCTGTTAAACCCACCATAATGGTGGCAGGTAGCATCTTAAAAACTGAGACCATGAATGTAACACTGGGTTGTAGTGccttttaa